From one Microlunatus sp. Gsoil 973 genomic stretch:
- a CDS encoding DUF6049 family protein, translating into MRAGCWSGSGRGVVRGFRSTPTTAGRRAGQIRTVAALLTGLLFTLPVLLGSAPPAAADDVADVSIELTRLSPSIVRPDSTIVFEGRVTNVSDRPLLRLQATIWRSLEPLTTRAQLEQANRSAPTDPEGDRMYRADTPDAYQDLYTAQQPNLLPGRSKTFRVTAKAADFFDPSSPSTGVYLAGIQVREAGVRTVGRARTLIPVTVGDTDADGLLPDQSSIGSTTLVELTSTPTMARSGIFTDDSLAGQIAPGGRLDALLTAAGADDASYAVDPNLIVELRAMRAGYKVVDADGRTSSGKGSADAATWLSRFRSMQAGHDGFQLLYANADLAALAHSGRLDLVDRAQRAAAKVTETKDLPLLVTPADGVADRVILNAAGRLHARAVLLADTAVKGLGPLVRVPGAPLVLSYDTEAADGPGPEPRDTEVQVRQASLADSFLDSISGVPSSSLGRLRVVSEADQAGGESAALSAPWLTGRSAYGLLGNTPQVFRGQLGYPPAATRLEPNRRQLDRMADLDRRLTLYQNLVSDTAGISDLSDQAVARAASQAWRGHRRAMTAFIHAQQLLLRDVNGRSLPLSELVNGTVVRVESNPQVTLTGSSAVVPVTIINDLDVPITVQLLAESPNRSRLRLENIPAAKLGTIGAGAKVPAQVPTRVDANGTLTVTLQLATTKGDPIGQERDIRLNATQAGRIGWIIAIASGIVLLGTVVLRIRQVARERGDGSSDSEDDPEPHETTDQEAEDQEETVIRPRSDLTGDVTSDGTIGVTSDVSSDLSRDGGPRG; encoded by the coding sequence GTGCGAGCGGGGTGTTGGTCGGGATCCGGACGCGGTGTCGTCCGCGGGTTCCGGTCGACCCCCACGACGGCCGGGCGGCGCGCCGGCCAGATCCGAACCGTCGCAGCACTGCTCACCGGGCTTCTGTTCACCCTGCCCGTGCTGTTGGGATCGGCACCACCGGCCGCGGCCGACGACGTGGCGGACGTCAGCATCGAGCTGACCCGGCTGAGCCCATCGATCGTCCGGCCGGATTCGACGATCGTCTTCGAGGGGCGGGTCACCAATGTCAGCGACCGGCCGCTGTTGAGACTCCAGGCGACCATCTGGCGCAGCCTCGAGCCACTGACCACCCGCGCCCAGTTGGAGCAGGCCAACCGATCCGCTCCGACCGACCCAGAGGGTGACCGGATGTACCGGGCCGACACCCCGGACGCCTACCAGGACCTCTACACCGCTCAGCAGCCGAACCTGCTCCCCGGCCGGTCCAAGACATTCCGCGTCACGGCCAAGGCCGCAGACTTCTTCGATCCGTCGAGCCCGTCGACCGGCGTCTACCTGGCCGGCATCCAGGTACGCGAGGCGGGCGTCAGGACCGTTGGCCGGGCGCGGACCCTGATCCCGGTCACGGTCGGCGACACTGATGCCGACGGCCTGCTGCCCGACCAGTCGAGCATCGGCAGTACGACCCTCGTCGAGCTGACCAGCACCCCGACGATGGCCCGGAGCGGGATCTTCACTGATGACAGCCTCGCCGGGCAGATCGCCCCCGGTGGTCGCCTCGACGCCCTGTTGACGGCGGCGGGCGCGGACGACGCCAGCTACGCCGTCGATCCGAACCTGATCGTCGAGTTGCGTGCCATGCGCGCCGGCTACAAGGTGGTCGACGCGGACGGCCGGACCAGCAGCGGCAAGGGCAGTGCGGACGCCGCCACCTGGCTGTCCCGGTTCCGGTCGATGCAGGCCGGCCACGACGGCTTCCAGTTGCTCTACGCCAATGCGGACCTGGCCGCGCTGGCGCATTCCGGCCGGCTCGACCTCGTCGACCGCGCCCAACGCGCAGCGGCCAAGGTCACCGAGACCAAGGACCTGCCGCTCCTGGTCACCCCCGCCGACGGCGTCGCCGACCGGGTCATCCTGAACGCCGCCGGCCGGCTGCACGCCCGGGCGGTGCTGCTGGCCGACACCGCGGTGAAGGGCCTTGGTCCCCTGGTCCGGGTGCCCGGTGCACCTCTTGTGCTCAGTTATGACACCGAAGCGGCTGACGGACCGGGCCCTGAGCCCCGCGACACCGAGGTGCAGGTCCGTCAGGCCTCGCTCGCCGACAGCTTCCTCGACTCGATCAGCGGCGTACCGAGCAGCAGCCTCGGCCGGTTGCGGGTGGTCAGCGAGGCCGACCAGGCAGGTGGAGAGAGCGCCGCGCTGTCCGCGCCGTGGCTGACCGGCCGCAGCGCGTACGGCTTGCTCGGCAACACACCGCAGGTCTTCCGTGGCCAGCTCGGCTACCCGCCGGCCGCGACCAGACTGGAACCGAACCGAAGACAGCTGGACCGGATGGCCGACCTGGACCGCCGGCTGACCCTCTACCAGAATCTGGTTTCTGACACGGCCGGCATCAGCGATTTGAGCGATCAGGCGGTCGCCCGAGCGGCCAGCCAGGCCTGGCGCGGGCACCGCCGGGCGATGACGGCATTCATCCACGCCCAGCAGTTGCTGTTGCGCGACGTGAACGGCAGATCGCTGCCACTCAGCGAGCTGGTCAACGGCACGGTGGTCCGGGTGGAGAGCAATCCACAGGTGACACTGACCGGCTCCTCCGCGGTGGTTCCGGTGACGATCATCAATGACCTCGACGTACCGATCACTGTGCAACTCCTGGCGGAATCGCCGAACCGGTCGCGCCTGCGGTTGGAGAACATTCCGGCGGCCAAACTCGGCACGATCGGCGCCGGCGCCAAGGTGCCGGCCCAGGTGCCGACCCGGGTGGACGCCAACGGCACGCTGACCGTGACCCTGCAACTGGCCACCACGAAGGGCGATCCGATCGGACAGGAACGCGACATCAGGCTGAACGCAACCCAGGCCGGCAGGATCGGCTGGATCATCGCCATCGCGTCCGGGATCGTGCTGCTGGGTACGGTCGTGCTGCGGATCCGGCAGGTCGCCCGGGAACGCGGAGACGGGTCCTCCGATTCCGAGGACGACCCCGAACCCCACGAAACAACGGACCAGGAAGCAGAAGACCAGGAAGAAACGGTCATCCGACCTCGATCGGATCTGACCGGTGACGTGACCAGCGACGGCACCATTGGCGTGACGAGTGATGTCAGCAGCGACTTGAGCAGGGACGGCGGACCGCGTGGCTGA